The Salvia miltiorrhiza cultivar Shanhuang (shh) chromosome 1, IMPLAD_Smil_shh, whole genome shotgun sequence genome has a window encoding:
- the LOC131005221 gene encoding histone H3.2 has product MARTKQTARKSTGGKAPRKQLATKAARKSAPATGGVKKPHRFRPGTVALREIRKYQKSTELLIRKLPFQRLVREIAQDFKTDLRFQSSAVAALQEAAEAYLVGLFEDTNLCAIHAKRVTIMPKDIQLARRIRGERA; this is encoded by the coding sequence ATGGCACGCACAAAGCAGACAGCCCGCAAGTCCACCGGCGGCAAGGCGCCCCGCAAGCAACTGGCCACCAAGGCCGCCAGGAAATCGGCTCCGGCCACCGGTGGAGTGAAGAAGCCTCACCGTTTTCGTCCCGGCACCGTCGCTCTCCGTGAGATCCGCAAGTACCAGAAGTCCACGGAGCTGCTGATCCGCAAGCTTCCGTTTCAGAGGCTTGTTCGGGAGATTGCGCAGGACTTCAAGACCGATCTGAGGTTCCAGAGCTCCGCTGTCGCGGCGCTGCaggaggcggcggaggcgtACCTTGTTGGACTCTTTGAGGATACGAATCTGTGCGCTATTCACGCTAAGAGGGTTACAATTATGCCCAAGGATATCCAGTTGGCTAGGAGGATTAGGGGTGAGAGGGCATAA
- the LOC131005222 gene encoding DUF21 domain-containing protein At4g33700-like, giving the protein MAVEYACCELQFFIHIAVIVFLVLFAGLMSGLTLGLMSLSLVDLEVLAKSGTPKDKIYAVKILPVVKNQHLLLCTLLICNAAAMETLPIFLDGIVSAWVAILVSVTLILLFGEIIPQSVCTRHGLAIGATVAPAVHVLVWICFPLAYPISKLLDFLLGDGHRALFRRAELKTLVNFHGNEAGKGGELTHDETTIIAGALELSDKTASDAMTPISEIFSIDINAKLDRSVMNMILEKGHSRVPVYYEQPTNIIGLVLVKNLLTIHPEDTVPVKSVTIRRIPRVAESLPLYDILNEFQKGHSHMAVVIKQYTNTIDKPASQAPLDNPTKDVKIDVDGEKTLKTKRPLQKWKSFPNNGSESFKNTARSKKWTKNMYSDILQIDGNPLPKVPEEEEAVGIITMEDVIEELLQEEIFDETDHHVDES; this is encoded by the exons ATGGCGGTGGAATACGCATGTTGCGAGCTGCAATTTTTCATTCACATTGCGGTGATTGTGTTTCTGGTGCTGTTTGCGGGCCTCATGTCCGGCCTCACTTTGGGCCTCATGTCTCTCAGCCTCGTCGATCTCGAAGTTCTCGCCAAGTCTGGAACTCCAAAGGATAAAATATACGCCG TGAAGATACTTCCAGTTGTCAAAAACCAGCATTTATTGCTCTGCACTTTGCTTATTTGCAATGCCGCTGCTATGGAG ACGCTTCCTATTTTCCTCGACGGCATCGTTTCGGCTTGGGTTGCGATTCTCGTATCCGTCACTCTGATACTTCTGTTTGGTGAG ATAATTCCCCAATCTGTTTGCACTAGGCATGGACTTGCTATTGGGGCAACTGTTGCCCCGGCTGTTCACGTTCTTGTTTGGATTTGTTTTCCTCTTGCATATCCCATAAGCAAG TTGTTGGATTTCTTGCTTGGTGATGGCCATAGAGCTTTGTTTCGACGCGCTGAGTTGAAAACACTTGTTAATTTTCACGGCAATGAG GCTGGTAAAGGTGGAGAACTCACGCATGATGAGACAACAATCATTGCTGGGGCGCTTGAGCTCAGTGACAAAACTGCAAGTGATGCCATGACCCCTATATCGGAAATCTTTTCGATCGACATAAATGCCAAGCTTGATAG GTCTGTGATGAATATGATTTTGGAGAAAGGACATAGTCGAGTTCCCGTCTATTATGAGCAACCTACAAATATCATTGGGCTTGTTCTG GTTAAAAATTTGTTGACCATTCATCCAGAAGATACAGTACCAGTAAAGAGTGTCACAATTCGCAGAATCCCAAG GGTTGCAGAAAGCTTGCCACTATACGACATCTTGAATGAATTCCAGAAGGGTCACAGTCATATGGCTGTAGTCATAAAGCAGTATACCAATACAATTGACAAGCCTGCTAGCCAAGCGCCGCTGGATA ATCCAACCAAGGATGTGAAGATAGACGTGGATGGTGAAAAGACTCTGAAGACAAAGAGACCACTACAGAAATGGAAGAGTTTTCCAAATAATGGAAGTGAATCTTTCAAAAACACAGCTAGGAGCAAGAAATGGACCAAAAATATGTATTCGGACATTCTGCAAATAGATGGAAATCCACTGCCAAAGGTCCCCGAAGAAGAAGAGGCAGTAGGGATTATTACCATGGAAGATGTCATAGAAGAGCTTCTGCAG GAAGAGATATTTGATGAAACGGATCACCATGTCGATGAGTCATGA